Proteins encoded by one window of Rutidosis leptorrhynchoides isolate AG116_Rl617_1_P2 chromosome 7, CSIRO_AGI_Rlap_v1, whole genome shotgun sequence:
- the LOC139857803 gene encoding uncharacterized protein yields MVVDDGKVTEGKSFASTVSKEGNTTLKFALDQLEYLPSSVTLCGEKVVQLQKEHVEVGSAMYSLTLYGYFVGARMHFSTVRWHLSRMWRNYGIKDISMNSSGFFLFNFSSEDKMMQVLRSGPWMIENVPMFLKKWEPGMYLDKVEPTVLPLWVALIDLPFDLWNGKCISSIVSQIGKPIAMDKVTKERCVRQTGQAGYARVLVDINANEEIPDHIKAIYPSQNGIPGKLIKIKLGYQWKPVRCSHCKVFGHDYGNCRSRPLTEEELDIKRKQADEERINEERLREKADEGWQTMGRNNKVIKSADGTQLLGQASGNNVKSTDKQASTSKSDGNFTNSNKNKNNRGSWVKVGEKNSSSGIKIGEKKNNGNKGGALANSNIQGDKDKGKGIMGVNDNKKGSTFKQNKFGALVDESDEEVTDEYDKEWKLWESRKDYLKSCANPKFLPSGLTVNTWSTEDKEFFKFLCKKQGIGFIKPSTCDDSDEEDVLSKNDGTATLMKDVDMNSSEGIVNGDGAANNSSCLGGTRIVVGWDPNEVTCNVIHHTDQVIHCLIEQINDNKRFYCSFIYASNNDSRRKKLWEELFAFNNIVSDSPWLVIGDFNISLNPEDRCSGPSVVTSSMLAFRECVNDIEIEDINQSGLFYTWNQKPHAIGPEIGVLKKIDRAMGNPSLITHFPRVFAEFQPYGVSDHTPIVISFPNMAKKKVKPFRFNNHLADKPDFLPLINDVWCEHVTGYKMFSVVTKLKKVKKQMRKLNTINGNVYKKAALLREDLLMVQQQINDDPCNIQLREDECVLFKAYKEAIVEEEKLLI; encoded by the exons ATGGTTGTTGATGATGGCAAGGTCACAGAAGGTAAATCTTTTGCTTCTACTGTTAGTAAGGAGGGTAATACTACCCTTAAATTTGCTCTTGATCAACTGGAGTACCTTCCATCTTCTGTTACCTTGTGTGGAGAGAAAGTTGTCCAATTACAGAAAGAACATGTTGAGGTTGGAAGTGCCATGTACTCACTAACTTTATATGGCTATTTTGTGGGTGCTAGAATGCACTTTTCCACTGTTAGATGGCACTTGAGCAGGATGTGGAGGAATTATGGGATAAAAGACATCTCAATGAATAGTTCAGGTTTTTTCCTTTTCAATTTCAGTAGTGAAGATAAAATGATGCAAGTTTTAAGAAGTGGACCATGGATGATTGAAAATGTTCCCATGTTCTTGAAGAAATGGGAGCCAGGGATGTATCTTGATAAAGTTGAGCCAACTGTATTGCCATTATGGGTTGCTTTGATTGATTTGCCTTTTGATCTATGGAATGGTAAGTGTATAAGTAGCATTGTGAGCCAAATAGGGAAACCAATTGCCATGGACAAGGTAACAAAAGAAAGATGTGTTAGACAAACTGGCCAGGCTGGTTATGCTAGAGTGTTGGTGGATATAAATGCAAATGAGGAAATCCCAGATCATATTAAAGCTATCTATCCAAGTCAGAATGGGATCCCAGGCAAATTAATCAAAATCAAGCTTGGATACCAATGGAAGCCTGTTAGATGTTCACATTGTAAGGTATTTGGTCATGACTATGGTAACTGTAGGAGTAGGCCATTAACAGAAGAGGAATTAGATATCAAGAGGAAACAGGCAGATGAGGAGAGGATTAATGAAGAAAGATTAAGGGAAAAGGCTGATGAAGGCTGGCAAACCATGGGTAGAAATAACAAAGTTATAAAAAGTGCAGATG GTACTCAACTCTTAGGGCAGGCTAGTGGGAATAATGTTAAATCTACTGATAAGCAGGCTAGTACTAGTAAAAGTGATGGGAACTTCACTAACAGTAACAAAAACAAGAATAATAGGGGTTCTTGGGTCAAGGTAGGAGAAAAGAATAGTAGCAGTGGTATCAAGATTGGAGAAAAGAAGAACAATGGCAACAAGGGTGGTGCCCTAG CAAATAGTAATATTCAAGGTGATAAGGACAAAGGAAAAGGCATTATGGGTGTGAATGATAACAAAAAGGGATCCACATTTAAGCAAAACAAGTTTGGGGCATTAGTTGATGAATCAGATGAAGAGGTGACAGATGAATATGATAAGGAATGGAAGTTGTGGGAATCTAGAAAAGATTACTTAAAATCATGTGCCAACCCTAAATTTTTGCCATCAGGATTAACAGTCAATACATGGTCTACAGAAGATAAAGAGTTTTTCAAATTCTTATGTAAAAAGCAAGGTATTGGCTTTATTAAACCTAGTACCTGTGATGATTCTGATGAGGAAGATGTGTTATCTAAAAATGATGGTACAGCTACTCTGATGAAGGATGTTGATATGAATTCTAGTGAAGGTATTGTGAATGGAGATGG AGCTGCAAATAACTCTAGTTGCTTAGGTGGAACTAGAATTGTAGTAGGATGGGATCCTAATGAAGTCACATGTAATGTTATTCATCATACAGACCAGGTCATACATTGTTTGATTGAGCAAATTAATGACAATAAAAGGTTCTACTGTTCTTTCATTTATGCCTCAAACAATGATTCCAGAAGAAAGAAGTTATGGGAGGAGCTTTTTGCTTTCAACAATATTGTTAGTGACAGCCCTTGGCTTGTCATTGGTGATTTTAATATAAGcttgaatcctgaagatagatgttCTGGACCTTCTGTTGTTACCAGCTCCATGCTTGCTTTTAGGGAATGTGTGAATGATATTGAGATTGAAGACATTAACCAATCTGGCCTCTTTTACACTTGGAACCAAAAGCCTCATGCCATTGGTCCAGAAATAGGTGTCTTAAAGAAGATTGATAGAGCTATGGGTAACCCTAGTCTCATTACTCATTTCCCTAGAGTTTTTGCAGAGTTCCAGCCATATGGTGTATCTGATCATACTCCCATTGTCATCTCCTTTCCTAACATGGCTAAAAAGAAGGTTAAACCCTTTAGATTCAACAACCATTTAGCTGATAAACCTGATTTCCTGCCTTTGATCAATGATGTTTGGTGTGAGCATGTTACTGGATATAAGATGTTTTCTGTTGTGACTAAGCTCAAGAAAGTGAAGAAGCAAATGAGGAAGCTTAACACTATTAATGGTAATGTCTACAAGAAAGCTGCTCTTTTGAGGGAGGACTTATTAATGGTGCAACAACAAATCAATGATGATCCTTGTAACATTCAACTTAGGGAGGATGAATGTGTTCTATTTAAAGCTTATAAAGAAGCCATTGTTGAGGAGGAAAAGCTCTTGATTTAA